One window of candidate division WOR-3 bacterium genomic DNA carries:
- a CDS encoding efflux RND transporter permease subunit — protein MKLVDASISKPVTTAMVVVAVLVFGVIGVSRMQVDFYPDVTFPMVVVATIYPGAGPLEVESEVTDPMEEGLGTIAGLTDITSRSSENVSAITMQFDWGTNLDAAASDIRDRLDMAQASLPADVQKPFVFKFDPSMMPVLNLGLAGDIDAAELADIAEEITQRLQRVPGVAAVNSGGQVIRQVQVELDLREFALSGVTSEQLA, from the coding sequence ATGAAGCTGGTCGACGCGTCCATCTCCAAGCCGGTCACGACCGCGATGGTCGTGGTCGCAGTCCTCGTATTCGGCGTCATCGGCGTCTCCCGCATGCAGGTCGACTTCTACCCGGATGTTACGTTCCCGATGGTCGTCGTCGCGACCATATACCCGGGCGCCGGCCCGCTCGAAGTCGAGTCCGAAGTCACCGACCCGATGGAAGAAGGCCTCGGCACAATTGCCGGGCTGACCGACATCACCTCGCGGTCCTCGGAGAACGTCTCGGCCATCACGATGCAGTTCGACTGGGGCACGAACCTCGACGCGGCCGCGTCCGACATCCGCGACCGGCTCGACATGGCCCAGGCATCGCTGCCGGCCGACGTCCAGAAGCCGTTCGTCTTCAAGTTCGACCCCTCGATGATGCCGGTGCTCAACCTCGGACTGGCCGGCGATATCGACGCAGCCGAGCTGGCCGACATCGCCGAAGAGATTACGCAGCGGCTTCAACGCGTACCCGGAGTCGCCGCGGTCAACTCCGGCGGCCAGGTGATCAGACAGGTACAGGTCGAGCTCGACCTGCGGGAGTTCGCCCTTTCGGGCGTGACCTCGGAACAGCTCGCC